The DNA sequence CTCTCCGACCAAcagtgaaacccccccccccccacacaccagtagacagacccccccacaccagtagacagacccccccccacaccagtacacagaccccccccccacaccagtagacagaccccccccacacaccagtagacagacccccccacaccagtagacagaccccccccacacaccagtagacagaccccccccccccacaccagtaGACAGACCCCCCCACACACCAGTAGACAGACCCCCCCACACACCAGTAGACAGACCCCCCCACACACCAGTAGACAGACCCCCCCACACACCAGTAGACAGACCCTCCCCACACACCAGTAGACAGACCCCTCCACACACCAGTAGACAGACCCCTCCACACACCAGTAGACAGACCCCTCCACACACCAGTAGACAGACCCCTCCACACACCAGTAGACAGACCCCCCCACACACCAGTAGACAGACCCCTCCACACATCAGTAGACAGACCCCTCCACACACCAGTAGACAGACCCCTCCACACACTAGCAGAGGTGTCTGGGTgtgagctttagggtatgtgcacacacactaattacgtccgtaattgacggacgtatttcggccgcaagtcccgggccgaacacagtgcagggagccgggagcatcatagttatgtacgacgctaggagtccctgcctcgctgcaggacaactgtcccgtactgtaatcatgttttctgcacaggacagttgtccggcagcgaggcagggactcctagcgtcgtacataactatgatactaggagcccggctccctgcactgtgttcggtccgggacttgcggccgaaatacgtccgtcaattacggacgtaattagtgtgtgtgcacatagccttattGGCATCTCCTGACTTGCAGTGAATCTATTGCGGCGCCTGCAGGGGGAGGCGGTGAGCGGGCGTGCGGCGCCTGCAGGGGGAGGCGGTGGGCGGGGCGTGCGGCGCCTGCAGGGGGAGGCGGTGAGCGGGGCGTGCGGCGCCTGCAGGGGGAGGCGGTGGGCGGGGCCTGCAGGGGGAGGCGGTGGGCGGGGCGTGCGGTGCCTGCAGGGGGAGGCGGTGAGCAGGGCGTGCGGCGCCTGCAGGGGGTGGCGGTGAGCGGGGCGTGCGGCGCCTGCAGGGGGAGGCGGTGAGCGGGGCGTGCGGCGCCTGCAGGGGGAGGCGGTGAGCGGGGCGTGCGGTGCATGTAGTGGGAGGCGGTGAGCGGGGCATGTAGTGGGAGGCGGTGAGCGGGGCGTGCGGCGCCTGTAGCGCGAGGCGGTGAGCGGGCCTGTGTAATGTGAATGTCCTGTCTCCTCAGACCCTGGTGCAGGCGGGGGAGGCCATGTATTGTCCGGCGTGTGAGATTATCGTCCAGAAGAAGGACGGCTGTGACTGGATCCGCTGTACTATGTGTCAGACTGAGATCTGCTGGGTCACCAAGGGCCCTCGCTGGGGGCCACAGGTAAGATGGCGTCCGATCAGAGAATGGGGGGGTTTGTAGTCACTGGATCACCCCCTCATCTGtatatacagcgcccccccccgtcATAGATCCAGACAGTCCCCAATTCATCTGCTGTCATTTGTGAAGGTTTTGTCGTGTCAATAAAGTTTTGCGACTTTCTAATAGAATTTGTTTCAATTCCTCTCCATATTCAAGATCGCtgcttgctctcagtgaatgGAAATGTCTTTGTTTACCTTCAGAGATTAAAACGTCCTGCtcgcacagctgagggtttgtaacaatgtatcagtcaaGTCAATCCCCTGTGAGCTAAACACCGCAGCAGAAATCCCTTTCCTATCTTGAACTCCAGGTTGATCGCTCTAATCTACGTTGTTTGGccttcagctgtgtgagcaggactaggcctGGATGGGGTTTGGAGCCTCTGTGTGTAAAATGGAATGTTCCTATTCATGgacatcaagcagagatcttgtaaatGGTGAAGTGAAACGCAGTGCGGCTGTAAAGTGTCCAGGTGACTCACATCCCGGGGTCATCGCATCACGTGACTAATGACGTACGACACTCGGGCTTTGCGTGACGCAGGCCGCCATCTTTCTCTAGGGAGTCGTCCGCTCGCCGCTGATATTGACCCCTCTTTTCCTCTGTGCGCAGGGTCCCGGTGACACGTCCGGGGGATGTCAGTGCAATGTGAACGGAAGGAAATGTGATCCCAGGTGCCAGAATTGTCACTGATTGTTATAAAGGCGTCACACGTGGCGACAGACGCCGCTCATCACGAACACACGAGCGTCTAACCGGAGGCATCAGCTGGTCAGTGCCTCACACCTCAGTGACATTCCTCTACATAATGCTAAGGATGGCGACTCATGCTGGATCGGGACGATGCAGTCAGTATGGCGAAAGGTGCAATCCCTCCTCCTCACCACGGGGGGCAGCACTCACTTGTGATTACTTGGATAAGCAGGTCACGGACGCATTTCATGACTCCACATTTTATTATTTTCGGCATTTgttgtacatttttttctttattctttttAAAGGGGAACTTCACTTTTAGTTACCGACACAGACGGTCACATCAGTGCAGATCCTTGTGCCGGGACCCTCACTAATCCACGAATGAAGGGGCCACGCTGCTCCCCTGATTTCTTCGCCGTGTTTCCATGAGGCGTCGGAGGAAAAATGAAGTTGAATTTTTTTCCCGATAGTAAATTAAGGCGACTACAGTCATTCTGGATCAACGTCCGTTCTTGGTGCCCCGAAGGGAAATGATAAGCCATACGAAAGAGCGCGTCCtgtcccctccccctcctcacgCAGTGACAGCAGCAGGAAAACGTATCAAATAAATGCAGTTCTACTGCggttttgttgtttgtttttacaACCATTGATCCACCAGGGGGCAGCAGTGAGATAGAAAGTCTGAGAGCTAACAGGAAGCCAGCACAACTGTGACTGCAGCTCTTGATGTGACTTGAGAAAGGGTTTGTCCGCACGTAGTGGAATTTCTGTGGATTTACCATCCGGAAccccgagcagaaattgacctgcgctgcgtatttttcgtacatgTCAATTCCCTGCTGCGGAaaatggactgaattgctgcgtttttcagaggagacgacaccatcccccaacactgagaaaaacgccgcaaaatccgcaccacCAATGTCCAGCGCCACGTGACCAAAATCAGACTCGCCAAACTGTTCTTCGAGTAATGGCCGAACCAGAATCAAGTTTACACAAACGTCGGGCGGATCTGAACTACAGCGTGACGTCGCTCAGAGCCCGatcccctcccccatgtagatagcgccatcacGGATCCCTATGTGAGCGGAATCTCAGAGCGGCGATTCCACTCCTGCaggagaccctgacatcactgtccatatatagtcagtgatgtcaggggctcctcaagcagcggaatccccgctctggctgtggattccgctcACATAGGGagttgttaggctctgttcacatgcaaactcaaaaacgtctgaaaatacggagctgttcaagggaaaaccgctccttgttttcagaagttttttatgtcactcgcgattttcacggccgttttgtagctgttttctagagtcaatgaaaaccagCTGCAAAAACgtgccaagaagtgacctgcacttctttttcgtagcCGTttattttacgcggctgtttttcaaacggcctcgtaaaaaaacagcccatcagaccagaacgccgtttttcccattgagatcaatgggcaggtgtttagAGACGttctgaagcagatttttttaaccatttacggcccgaaacacggccaaaaataagccgtatgAACGTACCTTAATTATGGTACCTACAGGGGagatgggtggcgctatctacagagtgggaggtgtatggcgccatctacaggagaCATTGTCATGGAAGAGCTCCACTGGACACGCCTGTAGCTGTCTCTCCTCTGTatggcatgatgggagttgtaggaaGGAGAGACTAGAGTGGGGACACAATTCTGACGCTGCAGCGGCCATATCCGGACCAGAAGGAAGGAGAAAATAAGAGATAAAGATGGCGACGGAGCAGTGAGAACGGTAAGAAGGAATTTACCAGCGATACAAACAACCGGCTGTAACATTCCAGTACTCGTAAGACGACCGGCAgccacggcaaaaaaaaaaaatagcaagtgCTTCATTCATGTTCTGAGATGAGACCATCCCCCATCCCCTCACAATTGCACATATCAAAAGCCGTGTACAGATAATTATAATAGGACCTCGATGGATCTGCCTTGTTCTCTCCTAATGTGATTACTAGGACCGGACACGTAGCTGCTCGGAGCCAGAAACAAGGGCGTCCTCTGCTCCAGGATGTAGCGGCTCGTGACCAGGAACCTCTCTTCTCAGCATCGTTCTCTCTTCCTCCTATTTCCAGGATGTAGCGGCTTGTGACCAGGAACCTCTCCTCTCAGCATTGTCCTCTCTTCCTCCTATTTCCAGGATGTAGCGGCTCGTGACCAGGAACCTCTTCTCAGTATCGTCTTCTCTTCCTCTTAATTCCGGGATGTAGCGGCTTGTGACCAGGAGCCTCTCTTCTCAGCATCGTCCTCTCTTCCTATTTCCAGGATGTAGTGGCTTATGACCAGGAACCTCTCCTCTCAGCATCGTCCTCTCTTCCTCCTATTTCCAGGATGTAGTGGCTGTGACCAGGAACCTCTCCTCTCAGCATCGTCCCCACTTCCTCCTATTTCCAGGATGTAGCGGCTGTGACCAGGAACCTCTACTCAGCATTGTACTCTCTTCCTCTTAATTCCAGGATGTAGCGGCTTGTGACCAGGAACCTCTTCTCAGCATAGTCTTCTCTTCCTCTTAATTCTGGGTTGTAGCGGCTTGTGACCAGGAACATCTCTCAGCATCGTTCCCTCTTTCTCATATTTCCAGGATGTAGCGGCTCGTGACCAGGATCCTCTCCTAAGCATCATCCTCTTATTCCAGGATGTAGCGGCTCGAGACCAGGAACCTCTCCTCTCAGCATCGTCCTCTCTTCCTCCTATTTCCAGGATGTAGCGGCTCGTGACCAGGAACCTCTCAGCATCGTCCTCTCTTCCTCCTATTTCCAGGATGTAGTGGCTCGTGACCAGGAACATCTCTCAGCATCATTCTCTCTTCCTCCTATTTCCAGGATGTAGTGACTTGTGACCAGGAAACTCTTCTCAGCATCGTCTTCTCTTCCTCTTAATTCCGGGATGTAGCGGCTTCTGACCAGGAGCCTCTCTTCTCAGCATCGTCCTCTCTTCCTCCTATTTCCAGGATGTAGCGGCTTGTGACCAGCCTCTCCTCTCAGCATCGTCCTCTCTTCCTCCTATTTCCAGGATGTAGCGGCTTGTGACCAGCCTCTCCTCTCAGCATAGTCTTCTCTTCCACTTATTTCCAGGATGTAGCGGCTTGTGACCAGGAACCTCTCCTAAGCATCGTCCTCTTATTCCAGGATGTAGCGGCTCGTGACCAGGAACCTCTCCTCTCAGCATCGTCCTCTCTTCCTCCTATTTCCAGGATGTAGTGGCTTATGACCTGGAACCTCTCCTCTCAGCATTGTCCTTTCTTCCTCCTATTTCCAGGATGTAGTGGCTTGTGACCAGGAACCTCTCTTCTCAGCATCGtcttctcttcctcttatttccaggaTGTAGCAGCTCTTGACCAGGAACATCTCTCAGCATCGTCCTCTTATTCCAGGATGTAGCGGCTCGTGACCAGGAACCTCTCCTCTCATCATCGTCCTCTCTTCCTCCTATTTCCAGGATGTAGTGGCTCATGACCAGGAACCTCTCCTCTCAGCATTGTCCTCTCTTCCTCCTATTTCCAGGATGTAGCGGCTGTGACCAGGAACCTCTCAGCATTGTACTCTCTTCCTCTTAATTCCAGGATGTAGCAGCTTGTGACCAGGAACCTCTCCTCTCAGCATTGTCCTACCTCCTGTTTCCAGGAAGTAGCAGCTCGTGACCAGGAACCTCTCTTCTCAGCATCGTCTTCTCTTCCTCTTAATTCTGGGTTGTAGCGGCTTGTGACCAGGAACATCTCTCTGCATCGCCCTCTCTTCCTCTTAATTCCGGGATGTAGCGGCTTGTGACCAGGAGCCTCTCTTCTCAGCATCGTCCTCTCTTCCTCCTATTTCCATGATGTAGCGGCTTGTGACCAGCCTCTCCTCTCAGCATCGTCCTCTCTTCCTCCTATTTCCAAGATGTAGTGGCTTGTGACCAGGAACCTCTCCTCTCAGCATCGTCCCCACTTCCTCCTATTTCCAGGATGTAGCGGCTCTTGACCAGGAACCTCTCCTCTCAGCGGTGTCCTCTCTTCCTCCTATTTCCAGGATGTACTGGCTTATGACCAGGAACCCCTCCTCAGCATCGTCCTCTCCTTCTTATTCCAGGATGCAGAGGCTCGTGACCAGGAACATCTCTCAGCATCgttctctcttcctcttatttccaggaTGTAGCGGCTCGTGACCAGGAACCTCTCCTCTCAGCATCGTCCTCTCTTCCTCCTATTTCCAGGATGTAGCGGCTCTTGTCCTGGAACCTCTCCTCTCAGCAtcgtcctctcttcctcttatttccaggaTGTAGCAGTTTGTGAccaaaacagggagacgcgctctcgacatgatgataatgcatggggacgagggatcagggtaatgagcgctcgtccccatccatagctccgtgtgacaggagcaaacgagcgccgatcaacgagtctTTGCCTCTGGAGGAAGACGACAAAATTTGTTTAAACCTTCCTGAGTCTTGTCCCACTTTGCCAGATTTGACTGCAGATTTCTGGCCCAAGCCGCTGCCCCTAAGGTCCAGCATTCTGCAGATCGTCCGGAGCGCGACTTTGTTCAGATTGCAGGAAAGGTGATCACCCAACAGATTCTCTCCAGACTACACCGAGGGGGAGAGATCCCGAGATTTTCAGAATTTATCACATACCTGAGATATAATATTTCCATAGATTTCTCCCAATGGATTATACATCTTAACTTGAGGAGGAGAGGGTGCGATGAAGTCCTGGAGAGTAACATCTGACTCTGCCCTGAGGAACCCGTCATCTAACTATGGAACTATGGTCGTACCTTCTTCTCTTCGAGACGACCACTACTGATGTGAAAGCAAAAGGTGATGAAATCCAGAATGGAAGAGCCGTAAATTGGAAGTGTCTTCTGGACCCCTGAAGAAAGACGGCCACCCACAGGAATCTGTGATGTGATTGAGCCATGTAAATATGCGTCCGTTAGATCAATAGACGGCATTACATCCCACGTTTGAGGAGAGGAAGTAGTGACCGGATTCGGTCCATTCTGAAACGTTTTGTTTGACGATAATGCGCCACTTCCCTGAGTGTTTCGGGATTAGGAATATTCTTGAGTGGACTCCTAGAGATCTCTGTGAGGACTTCCATAGATATTAATTCCCTTGGCAGTTGCAGAGTTACTAGATAGTGAGCTAAAGGAAAACTCGCAAACTAAATACAATAACCCTGCTTTATTAAGGAAAGGACCCAAGGGTCTGAGGGTATTGCTTCCCAAGCTGGAATGTAACGTCTTTGACCCCCTCCCACACACACTGGAAAACTTGCGTCAGAAGTCAGGTTAGGGCATGTTTGGACCACGTCTTCTGTAACCTCCTCTGAGGTTCTTGTCTTCGTCCCTCACGGGTTTGTCGGAGGCGAAATCTAGGAGAGCGTTTACGAAAAGGAGCTTCTTCCACCTCCCGTTCGAAGCCTGTGCAAGGCTCATGGTCATCCATGAGCTCAACCAGCTCCACCGCAAATAAACGCCCGGATCTGAACTCAATGTCACATAGGTTGCCCTTAGTCGTGGGATCAGTAATCCAAGGCTTTATCCACACGGCCCCCTCCCAGCAGTGGAAAGAGCCGTACATCTGGATGTTAATCTGGTTTGGATGCATCAGATAGGAAGTCTGCAGCTAAATTCATGGAAAGAATCTCATTTCTTGGAGCTCTTGACTCAATATCTTCCTGTAGACATTAGAGCCACTTCCGCTGAGTCTTGTTGGTATCATTAGATGCAATACTTTACCCAGGGCGGCTGCTGACACATGTTCGCCTCAGGGCGCGGTCCACTCCCATAATCATGGGATCCTTCAGATGTGATCCATGTTCTTAGATAATATGGTGATGGGAAGCATTAGCCAATCAATACTCCGCTCATCCTCTAAAAGGACTATAAACCTCTTGTTGAGGACGGGGGCTTTGTCCACAGTCTTTCACTCAACGCCTACAGCCCCCTAGAGACGGAGACTTGATCATCCCTTTGGACGGTCTCCTGGTCCTCAGATCAGATTGTCCTAATGAGCGGGAGATTTCTCCACATCAAAGAGATTCCATTTCTTTATTTCACCCTGCTCAAAAGACGAGGAGTCACACGACCACGACCCTCTGTTCTCCCAGAAGACTGTAAGCAGGTAGATGTCCCGCGTGAAGGTCAATCCAATGATGACGTAAACTCATCCTTCATTTACTGAAGAGGAGCGAATAAAGTCCTTCATCCAAATCACTAGATCCCGATAGAGGGAGGACGGTCCGTTTTATAATAGGATAAATCATATCCGTCCGGAAGAGGAATATCACACGCTCTGCACGCGATCCGGCGCCGCTTCCCAGAACTCTTcttaggagcagaatccatattagATAAGTAAAGCCGATAagcagccggtgcagcgagcgccgatcaacgagacatggatgatcggcgctcgtttgcttctgtcacacggagctatggattgggacaagcgctcgtccccatttattattatcatgtcggaagcgcgtctcctgtttacacacaagatgcgctgccgacaaccagaatatttaacttttttaaaaacaatacGACCAGATGATCCGGCAtttcctcgttcatctgctgatcgctgatcTGTTTACACAGGATAAATATCGGCAACGAGCTTTCCATGAACTAATGACCTGCCCGTTTAGACAGAAAAGTGTAACTTAATAAATGAAGAATATTAAACATAAAAATCTGCCGCAAACACTTACATCGTAATGTCGGAAAAGGTCATCAAATAAGGGCGCGCACCCGGTATATAGGTACTAATACTGAGAAGCAATCACTCTCCAACCAAACGCACTCCTGAGAACGCAAATCCCTGCCCCCCTCTCCAATCATCTGCCCCCTACAAGTAAGCAAAAGAGAAAAACCTGACAGCGGCCCTACTGCCCGTTACGGAAAGCCGCGTGTGCGCAGAATGAATAAGACGACGCAGAGAACGTAGATTTGTTGCATTAACCTATGAAGGGCCCTCAAGTGTTTAAAGTTTACAGCGGGGATGGCCGGCACGAATATAACGCCTCTGCTGACCGCACAGTAACAGAAGGAAATGTAAATGATTATTCAGCACCCCCTCTCCGAGCAACGGTAACACCGAAAACACAACGGGCTGGAGCTCTGGCGTCATTATACAGGCTCCAGCTTCATCAAAAACTCCACCGGTGCTATCCGTTCACAGGGCGGAGAACTTCCCGTCTGTTGTGCTGAGACGTCGTCTCTACTTTATACGCACAGCGCAGGTGAGGCCGGCGCAGACGCTGCAGTGCGGGGAGGGGGGCGGGGCAGCCCCTGATGTTACGCGGTCACGGCACCATTTTCATACTTTTTCCAGAGCGCGCAGGTGGGCGGCAGGGGGACATGCTGTGAACGGCTGCTTTGGGGTctgtgtaagggggggggggggggggggagtccggCAGCCATGTTTATCAGCATCTGTGTATTCGTCCCGTCAGGCGGTATACGGCACACCCAGAGCAGGAGACTAAGGACTGGAGCCGACACTATCTTCTATGCTAGTGCCGTTCTAGCCGTGAACTGTGCATGTTCTGTGCACGCGCAGATCACAGCGACCCTTGTTTCAAGGTGGAAGCCGGGCGCCGGTTTATTGAAGAGCAGCAGCCCCTGCTGCCAATTCAAATGGACAGCCGGGCCGCAGCTGCCCTAAATGCAGAACTGCCCCGTAATTCTGCCGAACTGCTGttgtgaaggggccgcagcgccacATTTACAGCAaccgtgagtcaggttgctttgcctgattcaccttgc is a window from the Rhinoderma darwinii isolate aRhiDar2 unplaced genomic scaffold, aRhiDar2.hap1 Scaffold_4371, whole genome shotgun sequence genome containing:
- the LOC142713998 gene encoding ranBP-type and C3HC4-type zinc finger-containing protein 1-like, producing MNCKEYQDDLRIRGQNDAAAKQTSEMLKTLVQAGEAMYCPACEIIVQKKDGCDWIRCTMCQTEICWVTKGPRWGPQGPGDTSGGCQCNVNGRKCDPRCQNCH